In the genome of Granulibacter bethesdensis CGDNIH1, one region contains:
- a CDS encoding trypsin-like peptidase domain-containing protein, whose protein sequence is MFLAAALLAATALTGYGIEHVTQAEELTKSVPAAAPIGDFSALVQHVRPAVVSITVKMVPRQVAQDMPGGVPLPFGMPGAGPGAEEGGQPAPRMAEARGSGFIIDANGTIVTNNHVVKDAKTVSVTLDDGTELPATIVGRDPRTDLAVLKVSAGHPLPYIELGDSDHVLPGQWVVAVGNPFGLGGTVTAGIVSARGRDIGSGPYDDYIQVDAPINQGNSGGPLFSQDGKVIGVNTAIFSPTGGSVGIGFAIPSSIVRNVVSQLESGGKVTRGFIGVTAQQVDKDMAAALNLPLAKEGSPKGALISSIEENSPAFKASLRPGDVVQTVNGQVVGSPRDLALKVSSLKPGSNATLSVVHDGTARDVAVTIGAMPSTETASLQSGTGAESGQGRIGVALQPLTPELRNELEIPAEIKGAVIANVQPGSAAEQAGIKAGDVLVGVNTTSVTSPSQAASAIHAASKRNTVALRILRNGQIGFVGVNLKGDTNDG, encoded by the coding sequence ATGTTCCTGGCGGCGGCGCTGCTGGCTGCCACGGCATTGACCGGCTATGGCATTGAGCATGTTACCCAGGCTGAAGAATTGACGAAATCGGTTCCTGCTGCCGCACCGATCGGTGATTTCTCTGCTCTGGTGCAGCATGTCCGTCCTGCCGTTGTCTCTATTACCGTGAAAATGGTGCCGCGTCAGGTCGCACAGGACATGCCGGGCGGAGTGCCGCTTCCCTTCGGGATGCCGGGCGCTGGTCCGGGTGCTGAAGAGGGTGGACAGCCTGCCCCCCGTATGGCGGAGGCGCGTGGGTCCGGGTTCATTATCGATGCCAATGGTACGATCGTCACCAACAACCATGTCGTGAAAGACGCGAAAACCGTCTCCGTGACTCTGGATGACGGGACGGAGCTTCCCGCTACGATCGTCGGTCGTGACCCGCGTACTGATCTGGCGGTGTTGAAAGTCTCGGCTGGTCATCCGCTGCCGTATATCGAGCTGGGTGACAGCGACCATGTTCTGCCGGGGCAATGGGTGGTGGCGGTCGGTAATCCGTTCGGGTTGGGCGGTACGGTGACGGCCGGGATTGTCTCTGCGCGGGGACGGGATATCGGCTCAGGCCCCTATGACGACTACATTCAGGTTGATGCGCCGATCAATCAGGGTAACTCGGGCGGCCCGCTGTTTTCTCAGGATGGCAAGGTGATCGGCGTGAATACGGCGATTTTCTCACCGACCGGTGGCAGTGTGGGTATCGGCTTTGCCATTCCTTCCAGCATTGTTCGCAATGTGGTCAGCCAGCTTGAGAGTGGTGGCAAGGTCACGCGCGGTTTTATCGGGGTGACGGCCCAGCAGGTGGACAAGGATATGGCGGCAGCGCTGAATCTGCCGCTGGCGAAGGAAGGATCACCTAAAGGGGCATTGATTTCCTCCATTGAGGAGAACAGCCCTGCTTTCAAAGCCAGCCTGCGTCCGGGTGATGTGGTGCAGACTGTGAATGGTCAGGTTGTCGGCTCGCCGCGGGATCTGGCGCTGAAAGTCTCCTCCCTGAAGCCGGGCAGTAATGCGACGCTTTCTGTGGTGCATGACGGTACGGCGCGGGATGTCGCGGTGACCATCGGTGCCATGCCGTCCACGGAAACCGCCAGTCTTCAGAGTGGCACCGGTGCAGAAAGCGGGCAGGGCCGGATTGGTGTGGCGTTGCAGCCGCTGACGCCGGAGCTGCGCAACGAGCTTGAAATCCCCGCTGAGATCAAGGGAGCGGTGATCGCCAATGTGCAACCGGGATCGGCTGCCGAGCAGGCCGGGATCAAGGCCGGCGATGTGTTGGTAGGCGTCAATACGACAAGCGTGACCAGCCCGTCGCAGGCGGCTTCCGCCATTCACGCGGCCAGCAAGCGTAACACAGTGGCGCTGCGTATTCTGCGGAATGGCCAGATCGGCTTTGTCGGGGTGAATCTGAAGGGCGATACCAACGACGGATGA
- a CDS encoding LysR family transcriptional regulator: MDISFEQLTIFVATAETGSFSAAGRHLGKAQSAISTAISNMEIDLGVTLFSRAGRTPSLTEAGTRLLAEARVVLDRHAHFIGVARSLEKHVETRLVLAVDELYPEPVLARLLHSFAEAFPSVELEILFPFMEDVSRLVLDGQADLGIMWRQETLPAVLGFHTLGWVPLQLVCARDHPLAEQVIEWEELKRHRQLMVATRSESEEKRRLRIAADVWWVESQWVILQLARQGIGWAFVSDHIIAASSAASDLVIPRLAFDTADWPVAMELIWHKQRPQGPASQWLAQRFISEKIGVMSTAGCGP; this comes from the coding sequence ATGGACATATCGTTTGAGCAACTGACGATTTTCGTCGCCACAGCCGAAACAGGCTCTTTTTCGGCTGCCGGGCGTCACCTGGGAAAAGCCCAGTCGGCGATCAGCACCGCGATCAGCAATATGGAAATTGATCTGGGTGTGACGCTGTTTTCACGGGCCGGGCGCACACCATCCCTGACCGAAGCCGGCACCCGGCTGCTGGCAGAGGCGCGGGTCGTGCTGGATCGTCATGCGCATTTCATCGGCGTTGCCCGCAGTCTGGAAAAACATGTCGAGACAAGGCTGGTTCTGGCCGTTGACGAATTATATCCGGAACCGGTCCTCGCACGTCTTCTGCACTCTTTTGCCGAAGCTTTCCCCAGCGTGGAACTGGAAATCCTGTTTCCATTCATGGAGGATGTGAGCCGCCTTGTTCTCGATGGTCAGGCCGATCTGGGCATTATGTGGCGGCAGGAAACGCTGCCGGCCGTGCTGGGCTTTCACACCCTTGGCTGGGTGCCGCTGCAACTGGTCTGTGCACGTGATCACCCCCTAGCGGAGCAGGTGATCGAGTGGGAAGAGCTGAAGCGACACCGGCAACTGATGGTCGCCACCCGCAGCGAAAGCGAGGAAAAGCGCCGTCTGCGCATTGCAGCCGATGTTTGGTGGGTAGAAAGCCAGTGGGTCATTCTGCAACTGGCCCGGCAGGGAATCGGCTGGGCGTTCGTCTCCGATCACATCATTGCCGCATCCAGCGCCGCCAGTGACCTCGTCATTCCGCGCCTCGCCTTCGATACGGCGGACTGGCCAGTCGCCATGGAATTAATCTGGCACAAACAGCGGCCACAGGGACCGGCGTCTCAATGGCTGGCGCAGCGGTTTATCAGCGAAAAAATCGGGGTGATGAGCACCGCTGGCTGCGGTCCCTAA
- a CDS encoding PACE efflux transporter codes for MVTIMRSSWDRIRHAILFEVIGLLLLIPIGHAVLGVDTGTFGSLSVIVAVTAAIWAYLFNLGFDQVMLRLTGSTRKNTAVRVLHAALFEGGMLAMFLPLTAWYLSMSLWAALMTDIGISGFYFVYAFAYNWIYDQVFPVAHASICEAGR; via the coding sequence ATGGTGACCATCATGCGTTCGTCGTGGGATCGTATCCGGCATGCCATCCTGTTCGAGGTGATCGGTCTTCTGTTGCTGATTCCGATTGGTCATGCCGTACTGGGCGTGGATACGGGGACTTTCGGTAGTCTGAGCGTCATTGTCGCAGTGACAGCTGCGATCTGGGCTTATCTGTTCAATCTTGGTTTTGACCAGGTGATGCTGCGACTGACTGGCTCTACTCGCAAGAACACGGCTGTGCGCGTGCTGCATGCGGCGTTATTCGAGGGGGGGATGCTTGCCATGTTTCTGCCGCTCACCGCTTGGTATTTGTCGATGAGTCTCTGGGCGGCGCTGATGACCGATATCGGCATTTCCGGATTCTATTTCGTCTATGCGTTTGCTTATAACTGGATCTACGATCAGGTTTTCCCCGTTGCTCATGCAAGCATTTGCGAGGCTGGCCGCTGA
- a CDS encoding tRNA threonylcarbamoyladenosine biosynthesis protein TsaB encodes MNTLVFNSRSAGADVAWVADGTVLACRSAEAQDAASRLPVLAAEVVEEVERTYPAGRQPDAVIASIGPGSFTGIRAALAVAQGYALGAGLRLAGVAVDEALAVMAPPEPGYTLWTVIPARRDHVYLNDGSGFGVVPLDGIAGLPVPGSRIWLMGAAAESCAGLLSRRTDLHLRVGAMREPDVMALDRVGRARLSGEIASRPALPVYAEEARIKAGTVRPAPRT; translated from the coding sequence ATGAACACGTTGGTTTTCAACAGCCGGTCTGCCGGTGCTGATGTTGCATGGGTAGCGGATGGTACCGTGCTGGCCTGTCGCTCGGCTGAGGCTCAGGATGCTGCATCACGTCTGCCGGTACTGGCTGCGGAGGTTGTGGAGGAGGTGGAGCGGACATATCCGGCTGGTCGCCAGCCTGATGCAGTCATCGCTTCCATCGGTCCGGGCAGCTTTACCGGTATTCGTGCAGCTTTGGCAGTGGCGCAGGGCTATGCGTTGGGAGCCGGGCTGAGGCTGGCTGGTGTTGCAGTCGACGAGGCGCTGGCCGTCATGGCGCCGCCTGAGCCGGGTTATACTCTCTGGACGGTTATTCCTGCCCGGCGGGATCACGTCTATCTGAACGATGGATCCGGTTTTGGGGTGGTGCCGCTTGATGGAATCGCTGGATTGCCTGTGCCTGGCAGTCGGATCTGGCTGATGGGGGCAGCTGCAGAGTCATGTGCCGGGTTGTTGTCCCGCCGGACCGACCTCCATCTGCGTGTCGGTGCAATGCGGGAGCCTGATGTAATGGCCCTGGATCGGGTTGGTCGTGCACGCTTATCCGGGGAGATAGCATCTCGCCCGGCATTGCCTGTTTATGCGGAAGAAGCACGGATCAAGGCTGGAACAGTCCGTCCTGCTCCCCGGACATGA
- the rimI gene encoding ribosomal protein S18-alanine N-acetyltransferase — MTAPLPDDHDAVIVVGPGHAALLAVLHEAAFPPEEQWDDASFIVQLQQPGTVALMAVAGEHATEPVGFVLFRTIFEDCEILTLAVAPYCRRQGIGGLLMRAAMKRAAEQGAEHMLLEVETTNLPARTLYDRLGFSAIGLRRHYYHGGGDALVLRRSLGRSLDSTKITGGE, encoded by the coding sequence ATGACGGCGCCTTTGCCGGATGATCATGATGCCGTGATAGTGGTGGGTCCTGGTCATGCGGCGCTATTGGCGGTCCTGCATGAAGCGGCTTTTCCGCCGGAGGAGCAGTGGGATGACGCTTCTTTCATTGTACAGCTTCAGCAACCGGGGACTGTGGCTCTGATGGCGGTCGCGGGTGAGCACGCAACTGAGCCGGTGGGTTTTGTGTTGTTCCGGACCATTTTCGAGGACTGTGAGATCCTGACCCTTGCCGTTGCACCGTATTGTCGCAGGCAGGGGATAGGTGGTTTGTTGATGCGGGCTGCCATGAAGCGTGCCGCCGAACAGGGCGCGGAGCATATGCTGCTGGAGGTGGAGACCACCAATCTCCCGGCCCGCACATTATATGACCGGCTCGGTTTCAGCGCGATTGGGTTGCGTCGTCATTATTACCATGGTGGCGGCGATGCGCTGGTTCTCCGCCGTTCTTTGGGCCGTTCTCTGGACAGCACAAAGATTACTGGCGGCGAATAA
- a CDS encoding sulfurtransferase TusA family protein — protein MTFVRTRIALDKLPSGALLSVLTAGDEASRNVPQSAAALGHEIIAIEHPQPGQTRILIRRQ, from the coding sequence ATGACCTTCGTCCGGACCCGGATCGCACTGGACAAGCTTCCATCCGGAGCATTGCTGTCCGTGCTGACGGCCGGAGACGAAGCATCGCGTAACGTACCGCAAAGTGCCGCCGCACTCGGCCACGAAATCATCGCTATCGAACATCCGCAGCCCGGGCAGACGCGTATTCTTATTCGCCGCCAGTAA
- a CDS encoding MucR family transcriptional regulator translates to MSNSEASADLLALTAQIVSAHISNNAIQTESLPGFIQEVYRAISNLGHEEQVPVEKPQPAVPVRKSVFPNYIVCLEDGKKLKMLKRHLKSVYNMTPEQYRERWGLPPDYPMVAPEYATHRSSLAKKIGLGTKPRVRD, encoded by the coding sequence ATGTCCAATTCAGAGGCGTCTGCTGATTTACTGGCGTTGACTGCACAGATTGTTTCCGCCCACATCTCCAATAATGCGATTCAGACCGAATCACTTCCTGGATTCATTCAGGAAGTCTATCGTGCGATCTCGAATCTCGGGCATGAGGAACAGGTTCCGGTCGAAAAGCCACAGCCTGCCGTTCCTGTCCGCAAATCCGTTTTTCCAAATTATATCGTCTGCCTGGAAGACGGCAAGAAGCTGAAGATGCTGAAGCGGCATTTGAAGAGCGTCTATAACATGACCCCTGAACAATACCGGGAGCGTTGGGGCCTGCCGCCGGATTATCCCATGGTGGCACCCGAATATGCGACGCATCGCAGTTCTTTGGCCAAGAAAATCGGCCTTGGGACCAAGCCCAGGGTGCGGGACTGA
- a CDS encoding Fur family transcriptional regulator has product MCVERGLKMTGQRRVIARVLSEASDHPDVEELYRRASALDARISIATVYRTVRLLEDKGILARRDFGGGRARYEASEHGPHYHLIDVETGKVIEFEDEEHERLMRSIAARLGFSLVSLRLELFGRKLVDPAAADQKTAAAKRKSGR; this is encoded by the coding sequence ATGTGCGTTGAGCGGGGCCTCAAAATGACCGGCCAGCGCCGTGTGATCGCCCGCGTCCTGTCGGAAGCCAGTGATCATCCGGATGTGGAGGAGCTGTACCGCCGTGCCTCCGCCCTTGATGCCCGTATTTCCATCGCGACGGTCTATCGCACTGTACGGCTGCTGGAGGATAAAGGCATTCTTGCCCGCCGTGATTTCGGCGGTGGACGTGCCCGCTACGAGGCCAGCGAACATGGGCCTCATTATCATCTGATCGATGTCGAGACCGGTAAGGTGATTGAATTCGAGGATGAGGAACATGAACGCCTGATGCGGTCCATTGCGGCCCGGCTGGGGTTCAGCCTCGTTTCGCTGCGTCTGGAACTGTTCGGTCGGAAACTGGTCGACCCTGCAGCCGCAGATCAGAAAACGGCTGCTGCAAAACGAAAGTCAGGCCGATGA